One window of the Thermodesulfomicrobium sp. WS genome contains the following:
- a CDS encoding mechanosensitive ion channel domain-containing protein: MFARWLLWVFWVLCAGFCVLPSAWADTQPAAADQVLESFLQFKNLELDRLAREVDAAQSAVGDAETTHAQILDRMGERLQALEVVARLMLSNPYDMRAALAEAQFVARNLEKERAPLENLARDLNLKNSAAAALAEELERKWAATLDKDVRAGLVDIRTRGSKLVQVLGALSNRIDKLFGQYTTAQQRAAALVAQFQEKLPQIWESEFLEPKPFRLWPLGWAEALQDLAEWGVNMRLLLGSQWASIVREDQGLLGVLVLFWLPFSALGLIVYRRLAPLFPPRSSGRHVATATAILSLSLGVSLLAAFFSGRVSQTSVLLVATHALIVGGAQSLGWRLRLLAHPKTWTWQPLLPLVAFFGCSIVLELLRLPLWLFHGVWLALVVCTSLGMGMLQPAFLYEIWIRRLNPWVMFFLVLVAFSGRARLALLGGELWCVGAVAGQLALGVVALAHSSAAMNKREGWRALAVELLTSLASLVVWTGMIFSVLGWLAVQLGSNMVFERLSTLQFNWGEFSFNFLRVVMVFLLFQVVRSLAAAWRSMLENETVVAGLDRGGKASLARVGIYCLWLCFGLVAMHLLGVSLTNLAVIAGGLSVGIGFGLQTLINNFVSGMILLFDRSLRPGDIIELDGLWAVVRNVNIRNTEVQTFDNATILIPNSELISGRLTNWTHKNDPRIRRDIAVGVAYGSDIARVKALLLEAAVEHPAVLSAPAPQVIFANFGASSLDFILRVWLRHVDFSVSAPSELREAIDQKFREAGIEIAFPQMDIHLRASDGVLRLRRG; encoded by the coding sequence ATGTTCGCTAGATGGCTGCTCTGGGTTTTTTGGGTGCTGTGCGCGGGCTTTTGTGTCCTGCCCTCGGCCTGGGCGGATACGCAGCCTGCGGCCGCGGACCAGGTCTTGGAGTCGTTTTTGCAGTTCAAAAACCTGGAGCTCGATCGTCTGGCTCGCGAGGTGGATGCCGCACAGAGCGCGGTAGGGGATGCCGAGACCACGCATGCCCAGATTTTGGATCGCATGGGGGAACGGCTTCAGGCCTTGGAGGTGGTGGCGCGGCTCATGCTCTCCAATCCCTACGACATGCGCGCCGCCCTGGCCGAGGCCCAGTTCGTGGCCCGCAATTTGGAGAAAGAGCGCGCCCCCCTGGAAAACCTCGCCCGGGATTTGAATCTCAAAAACAGCGCCGCCGCCGCCCTGGCGGAAGAGTTGGAACGCAAGTGGGCCGCGACCCTGGATAAGGATGTGCGTGCCGGGCTCGTGGACATCCGCACGCGGGGAAGCAAATTGGTGCAGGTCCTGGGCGCGCTCAGTAACCGCATCGACAAGCTTTTTGGCCAATACACGACGGCCCAGCAGCGGGCAGCGGCTTTGGTGGCGCAATTCCAGGAAAAGCTCCCGCAGATCTGGGAGTCCGAGTTCCTTGAGCCCAAGCCCTTTCGCCTGTGGCCCTTGGGATGGGCGGAGGCGCTGCAGGACTTGGCGGAGTGGGGCGTCAACATGCGCCTACTCTTAGGCTCCCAATGGGCCTCCATCGTTCGCGAAGACCAGGGGCTCCTCGGTGTGCTCGTGCTGTTCTGGCTCCCCTTTTCCGCGTTGGGGCTCATCGTGTATCGCCGTCTGGCGCCGCTTTTCCCTCCGCGCTCTTCGGGGCGGCATGTGGCCACGGCCACAGCCATTCTTTCCCTTTCTCTGGGGGTTTCGCTCTTGGCCGCGTTTTTTTCCGGCCGGGTGAGCCAAACTTCGGTGCTGCTCGTGGCCACGCACGCGCTGATCGTCGGTGGGGCCCAGTCCTTGGGGTGGCGGCTCCGTCTCCTTGCCCACCCCAAGACGTGGACGTGGCAGCCCCTTCTTCCTTTAGTGGCCTTTTTTGGCTGCTCCATCGTCCTGGAGCTGCTGCGGTTGCCGCTGTGGCTCTTCCATGGCGTATGGCTTGCCCTGGTGGTGTGCACCTCCCTGGGCATGGGCATGCTGCAGCCAGCCTTCCTCTATGAGATCTGGATCCGACGCCTGAACCCGTGGGTGATGTTTTTCTTGGTGCTCGTGGCCTTTTCCGGTCGGGCACGGTTGGCGCTTTTGGGAGGTGAGCTGTGGTGCGTGGGGGCCGTGGCCGGGCAGTTGGCCTTGGGGGTCGTGGCCTTGGCCCATTCGTCCGCAGCCATGAACAAGCGTGAGGGGTGGCGCGCCTTGGCGGTGGAGCTTCTGACCAGTCTCGCCTCCCTTGTGGTGTGGACGGGCATGATTTTCTCGGTGCTTGGCTGGCTGGCGGTGCAGCTGGGCTCCAACATGGTCTTCGAGCGTCTCTCCACCTTGCAGTTCAATTGGGGGGAATTTTCCTTCAATTTCCTGCGTGTGGTCATGGTGTTTCTGCTCTTTCAGGTGGTGCGCTCCCTGGCTGCGGCCTGGCGGAGTATGCTGGAGAACGAGACCGTGGTGGCGGGGCTCGACCGGGGCGGCAAGGCATCGCTCGCCCGGGTGGGCATCTACTGTCTGTGGCTCTGCTTTGGCCTGGTGGCCATGCACCTCTTGGGTGTCAGCCTCACCAACCTGGCGGTCATCGCCGGCGGTCTGTCCGTGGGCATCGGTTTTGGCCTGCAGACCCTCATCAACAACTTCGTGAGCGGCATGATTCTGCTCTTCGACCGCTCGCTGCGGCCTGGAGACATCATCGAACTCGACGGCCTCTGGGCCGTGGTGCGCAATGTCAACATCCGCAACACCGAGGTACAGACTTTCGACAACGCCACCATCCTCATCCCCAATTCCGAGCTCATCTCCGGCCGCCTCACCAACTGGACGCACAAAAACGACCCGCGCATCCGGCGCGATATCGCCGTGGGCGTGGCCTACGGATCGGACATCGCCCGCGTCAAAGCCCTATTGCTGGAAGCCGCGGTCGAGCATCCCGCGGTCTTGTCCGCACCAGCGCCGCAGGTAATCTTCGCCAACTTTGGCGCCAGCTCGCTGGACTTCATCCTGCGGGTCTGGCTGCGGCACGTGGATTTCTCCGTAAGCGCCCCATCGGAGCTGCGCGAGGCCATTGACCAGAAGTTCCGCGAGGCGGGCATCGAGATCGCCTTCCCGCAGATGGACATCCACTTGCGGGCAAGCGACGGGGTGCTGCGCCTCAGGCGCGGCTAG
- a CDS encoding DNA integrity scanning protein DisA nucleotide-binding domain protein produces MSTPLLFRKTLFHICDGLGAGLSRFSGPSRVAVVYALEDTGPVFIHDPQDLLREHEPKIREIFSRFPPPLCPAGPAYDGFIPCADVQLSGIISFGARSAPLPLQMWFTDHHPDICSVLPTQRWLEQACRLMVQSMESRACTVENAGFILHDFALHAVRDAIVDERSRSIMDSRLRVYTVLAAILDLSKAREEGRLPVGEMAFVEPDLVDTIHYMAKLDPHERPLLQDTKHVRKLLQAVEGTRHRLVCDGTHIIGIGAGRLPDYSIGAEFLGSYGFISLQEEKICSFADGSLHSSTREPILVALEETLVEMRWPAHHIYGIMHMVLEIVKSAQERRHGCALILDYGTPLAHTSGQRLTSALNLRRLAELDLAKTLARVDGALHIDIRTLRLVAFATLMDGKAVPGESRARGARYNSALRFSAEHPDLFVVVVSADRPISIIQHGAELSTRCEWQPQGRDVGSPLPLEQWASP; encoded by the coding sequence GCCGTGGTGTACGCCCTTGAGGACACCGGGCCGGTGTTCATCCACGACCCCCAAGATCTGCTGCGGGAGCACGAACCCAAGATCCGCGAAATCTTCTCCCGCTTTCCGCCGCCCCTGTGCCCTGCGGGTCCTGCCTACGACGGATTCATCCCCTGCGCGGACGTCCAGCTCTCGGGCATCATCTCTTTCGGCGCCCGCTCGGCGCCTCTGCCCCTGCAGATGTGGTTCACGGACCATCACCCGGACATCTGCTCCGTGCTCCCCACCCAGCGCTGGCTGGAACAGGCCTGCCGCCTCATGGTGCAGAGCATGGAAAGCCGGGCCTGCACCGTGGAGAACGCGGGGTTCATCCTCCATGACTTTGCCCTGCACGCGGTGCGGGACGCCATCGTGGATGAACGCAGCCGCAGCATCATGGATTCTCGCCTGCGGGTGTACACGGTGCTCGCAGCCATCCTCGACCTGTCCAAGGCCCGAGAGGAAGGCCGCCTGCCCGTGGGTGAGATGGCCTTCGTGGAGCCCGACCTGGTGGACACCATCCACTATATGGCCAAGCTCGATCCGCACGAGCGGCCCCTGCTCCAGGACACCAAACACGTGCGCAAACTCCTTCAGGCCGTGGAAGGCACCCGCCACCGGCTGGTGTGCGACGGCACCCACATCATCGGCATCGGCGCAGGCAGGCTGCCCGACTATTCCATTGGCGCCGAGTTTCTCGGCAGCTACGGGTTCATCAGCCTGCAGGAGGAAAAGATCTGCAGCTTCGCCGATGGGAGTCTCCACTCCTCCACCCGCGAGCCCATCCTCGTGGCCCTGGAAGAAACCCTGGTGGAGATGCGCTGGCCCGCGCACCACATCTACGGCATCATGCACATGGTGCTCGAGATCGTCAAAAGCGCCCAGGAGCGGCGGCATGGCTGCGCCCTCATCCTGGATTACGGCACGCCGCTTGCCCACACCTCCGGCCAGCGCCTCACCTCCGCCCTCAATCTCCGGCGGCTGGCGGAGCTGGATCTGGCCAAGACCCTGGCCCGGGTGGACGGCGCCCTGCACATCGATATCCGCACCCTGCGTCTCGTGGCCTTCGCCACCCTCATGGACGGCAAGGCCGTACCCGGCGAGAGTCGAGCGCGCGGGGCCCGCTACAACTCCGCCCTGCGGTTTTCCGCCGAACACCCGGACCTCTTCGTGGTGGTGGTGAGCGCCGACCGCCCCATCTCCATCATCCAGCACGGGGCCGAACTCTCCACCCGCTGCGAATGGCAGCCCCAAGGGCGGGACGTGGGCAGTCCGCTCCCCCTGGAGCAGTGGGCGTCGCCCTAG